The genomic interval NNNNNNNNNNNNNNNNNNNNNNNNNNNNNNNNNNNNNNNNNNNNNNNNNNNNNNNNNNNNNNNNNNNNNNNNNNNNNNNNNNNNNNNNNNNNNNNNNNNNNNNNNNNNNNNNNNNNNNNNNNNNNNNNNNNNNNNNNNNNNNNNNNNNNNNNNNNNNNNNNNNNNNNNNNNNNNNNNNNNNNNNNNNNNNNNNNNNNNCAAAaagcacaataaaaataaataatacaaacttTCAACTTTGCCTGCAACTTCTTCGCTGTCTTTTTTGGAGGCGAGTCAACATCCATCTTTTCTGACTCTTCCTCTTTGACAGAGTCTTGAGATTCAGTCTTGATCGGAGAAGAAACGGTGGACTCTGTCTTGACTGGCGATACCACCTCAGACTTTATTGAAGGGGATTCAGAGTCTGTGGGGGATGTATCGGATGATTTGGAAGACTCGGTTTTCTTTGTGGCTGGAGGTGCCTTGCTGAAGAAAGAAGATATTCCACCCTTCTTCTTGCCACCAGAAGATGGGGTAGTTTTTGCTGTGTCCTGAGGAAAGACAGTTCTTAGTGCTGACAGAACTACTGCTCTGAAATttgttaatttaataaaatacgcTCTTTTCAATTCCAAAAATACAGGGAATGTTGCCATTTATACAATTTACATTTATCAACAAAATACTTagttttaatcattataattaacttGCATTTGCATATCCTATACAAGAAAATAATGCATGGCCCTGTGAACTAGAAACCAATATATTTCNNNNNNNNNNNNNNNNNNNNNNNNNNNNNNNNNNNNNNNNNNNNNNNNNNNNNNNNNNNNNNNNNNNNNNNNNNNNNNNNNNNNNNNNNNNNNNNNNNNNNNNNNNNNNNNNNNNNNNNNNNNNNNNNNNNNNNNNNNNNNNNNNNNNNNNNNNNNNNNNNNNNNNNNNNNNNNNNNNNNNNNNNNNNNNNNNNNNNNNNNNNNNNNNNNNNNNNNNNNNNNNNNNNNNNNNNNNNNNNNNNNNNNNNNNNNNNNNNNNNNNNNNNNNNNNNNNNNNNNNNNNNNNNNNNNNNNNNNNNNNNNNNNNNNNNNNNNNNNNNNNNNNNNNNNNNNNNNNNNNNNNNNNNNNNNNNNNNNNNNNNNNNNNNNNNNNNNNNNNNNNNNNNNNNNNNNNNNNNNNNNNNNNNNNNNNNNNNNNNNNNNNNNNNNNNNNNNNNNNNNNNNNNNNNNNNNNNNNNNNNNNNNNNNNNNNNNNNNNNNNNNNNNNNNNNNNNNNNNNNNNNNNNNNNNNNNNNNNNNNNNNNNNNNNNNgaaaagagagagacaaatagaaatcAAAGAGGAAAGAGTATGCTTTGCTTACTTTTTCAGATTTGTTCTCAGCCTCCGTCGGTCCTTCCTGCTTTTCTTCTTTGACCTTTGCCTGGCGGGCAAACATGGACGCAATCTGATTCCCCTTGCCAAGTGCTTTGCTGACACCGGCTTGTTTGTTCTCGCCCTGTGATTCCTTCTTTGGGGATGTCTTGGCCTGGTTAGGTTTGTACTTACTCTGAAGAGAGGGAAatgtacttttaaaaaattttaaacaagaaGTGAATACAATATATTACTTAAAAATGGatgtattttgaaataaaatttacggatgttaaaataatttttaaaattagaaaaaaaaaaaatcatgttttaatTTCTTAACCTAACAAGAGTAATTATTCTCAATATCCGTGCTCATACCGGTATTTTGGCTGGTTCTGGAGGTGCCTGATAAGCATTCTGTTTCTGTAACTTTTCCAAATCTGCTGATGATCTGACCTTTGCAGCCGTGCACTCAATGCCACCATACCTGGAAATTTAATAAGGATTTTCACCTTAAAATTAATCCATACTATTTGTTCTCTTAAGTATAAATGAACATAAAGTCTAAAGGTGtgcttattattctttttgttctccAGTTCAAAAGAAAAATTTGTAATGCTTTTTGGAAAACTATAATCTATgagctaaagaaaataaaaatatcattcatgGCCCTGGTGGCTTTGCAAGAAATTAAAGAGTTTTTGACAACCCTTTTCAACATGCAAATCATATTCAATTAATTTAAATGCATATGCTTGACTAATTTTTCAAATCACAAAACAATCAAAAAAGTCTCAAATTTCACTAATTTGTCATAAATGAAACTCAAACACAAACTTAAATGTAAATACTATTCTTGTTTTGGAGAAAAGATGGACATTTTTCTTGGACAAAAACATCATTGTATCATGCACAAAAATTAAAATCTGCTCACAAAATCTTAACTTTAAGAATTACTTCCAAGGAAAAAATTAATTAGGATGGATAAATAAGTATCTCTATATAGTAATCACTAATGCTAAAATTATTGTAGTGggcttatacaaatatataaaaaaaatgcaagtatAAATCAATATGAAAAACAAGAAGCAACTTTCCAACAACTCACTTGTTAATACTCAAAACATTTTCTTTGACTTTATCATAATTTGCAGTGTAAAGAACACTCATGTCAGGCAGCTTGGTCTTTTGCACACTGTAGACATGTACTGATATAACATCTTTCAATTTGGACTTTGCACTTGCCAAATTCTCCTCCCTCACCAACATGATCTGTCCAAAGATAAGCAAAATAAATTGTCAAATTTCAATAAATGAAGCCAAAAAAACTCATACCTCAACCATGTTACACAAACATTACTGACTACATGGTATATCAATTAATTATCCCAATAGAAACAAATTAATTTATTACTGCAAGCAAACTGAAAAAATAAGCAGGTATCAATGCCAACATCAACTAGAAAAGATCTGTATGCAATAAACTATTATTCACTTCCAAAGAGACTAACTTACCTTATGCATATCAAGGAGACCATCTTTCCCTGCCTCTATTCCAGACACAAAATAAGTGACATTAAGATTGTCGCCTTTGTCTGAATTTCGTTGATTTGTGACAAAGTGGTAGAGCATTCTGAAAATATAGTTCATATTAAAGTAATATGCCAAAACAGCTTTTCAAAACAATACTTTTGTAAAGatttacagatacatatatagaatcaATAAGCAATAGACTAAATagtttatatacaatacaaaaaaatatcacaGTTAACATACTGCTTAGCAACATTGCTTTGAACTCCAAGAGTCAAACTCAGCCACTTGTAGGTAACCtgtttgagaaaaaaatacaatgttaGAGCCAATTTTGTCTGAAACCCAAAAACANNNNNNNNNNNNNNNNNNNNNNNNNNNNNNNNNNNNNNNNNNNNNNNNNNNNNNNNNNNNNNNNNNNNNNNNNNNNNNNNNNNNNNNNNNNNNNNNNNNNNNNNNNNNNNNNNNNNNNNNNNNNNNNNNNNNNNNNNNNNNNNNNNNNNNNNNNNNNNNNNNNNNNNNNNNNNNNNNNNNNNNNNNNNNNNNNNNNNNNNNNNNNNNNNNNNNNNNNNNNNNNNNNNNNNNNNNNNNNNNNNNNNNNNNNNNNNNNNNNNNNNNNNNNNNNNNNNNNNNNNNNNNNNNNNNNNNNNNNNNNNNNNNNNNNNNNNNNNNNNNNNNNNNNNNNNNNNNNNNNNNNNNNNNNNNNNNNNNNNNNNNNNNNNNNNNNNNNNNNNNNNNNNNNNNNNNNNNNNNNNNNNNNNNNNNNNNNNNNNNNNNNNNNNNNNNNNNNNNNNNNNNNNNNNNNNNNNNNNNNNNNNNNNNNNNNNNNNNNNNNNNNNNNNNNNNNNNNNNNNNNNNNNNNNNNNNNNNNNNNNNNNATGAGAGTGTCCACCCACATAAGTCTAATGTCCAGACTTTGGGTGACATGCTGGCAGCTAAGCACCTAGATCCAAGGGGTTGATTACATATAAAATgtgaacatttttaaaaatcacattatataatgtataaatatctaaTTCCCtggtaaaagtaaaatgaatttgACAGGAGCACTTAggatatccttatcattaatcaGTATGAGTAATAGTGGCATATATAGCCACTATTACACAAAATGGCATTTGCTCGTTCCATGTTTCACttacttcttttatatatatattgcaatatcacATATGTTCCCAACTcacattaaataaaaatgaaaaattctgtATATATAACTAGGGGACTGCTGTGTCTTAACCCACTGGATTTGNNNNNNNNNNNNNNNNNNNNNNNNNNNNNNNNNNNNNNNNNNNNNNNNNNNNNNNNNNNNNNNNNNNNNNNNNNNNNNNNNNNNNNNNNNNNNNNNNNNNNNNNNNNNNNNNNNNNNNNNNNNNNNNNNNNNNNNNNNNNNNNNNNNNNNNNNNNNNNNNNNNNNNNNNNNNNNNNNNNNNNNNNNNNNNNNNNNNNNNNNNNNNNNNNNNNNNNNNNNNNNNNNNNNNNNNNNNNNNNNNNNNNNNNNNNNNNNNNNNNNNNNNNNNNNNNNNNNNNNNNNNNNNNNNNNNNNNNNNNNNNNNNNNNNNNNNNNNNNNNNNNNNNNNNNNNNNNNNNNNNNNNNNNNNNNNNNNNNNNNNNNNNNNNNNNNNNNNNNNNNNNNNNNNNNNNNNNNNNNNNNNNNNNNNNNNNNNNNNNNNNNNNNNNNNNNNNNNNNNNNNNNNNNNNNNNNNNNNNNNNNNNNNNNNNNNNNNNNNNNNNNNNNNNNNNNNNNNNNNNNNNNNNNNNNNNNNNNNNNNNNNNNNNNNNNNNNNNNNNNNNNNNNNNNNNNNNNNNNNattttttttcatgatatgacAGTTATGTCACCATGTCCAATGGGTTAAGAATATGCAACTGTATTTTTTTGCTCTTTGTTACTTCAGCCATGAGTGAATATTTCACTAAAACATCAATCAACTTATTTTTTAATCACTGAAATTTGAACATGCACTACTtagttttgttacttttttttactttgcctgTATCTTGACTATTGTTTGACTATTGTTTAATATGATGAAACATATCTATCCCCATTTTTAGTCATATATGAGGGATTATGGTGATAGCTTTTCCAACTGTCCACTCTCATGACACTGGTATTTGACAATGACATATGCAATTTCTTGTAAGTGTGGATGATAGTTTTTACTGTCACTGATTTCTTGAGTATTTAATACCTTTTTCAATTACTGAACTCTTAAAGGGTTAACCAACTGACACCAAGTATTTGGACNNNNNNNNNNNNNNNNNNNNNNNNNNNNNNNNNNNNNNNNNNNNNNNNNNNNNNNNNNNNNNNNNNNNNNNNNNNNNNNNNNNNNNNNNNNNNNNNNNNNNNNNNNNNNNNNNNNNNNNNNNNNNGGTAATTCCTTACAATTGAGGCACACATGCAGACCCCAGCTCCTCATTNNNNNNNNNNNNNNNNNNNNNNNNNNNNNNNNNNNNNNNNNNNNNNNNNNNNNNNNNNNNNNNNNNNNNNNNNNNNNNNNNNNNNNNNNNNNNNNNNNNNNNNNNNNNNNNNNNNNNNTTTGGGAGCTTNNNNNNNNNNNNNNNNNNNNNNNNNNNNNNNNNNNNNNNNNNNNNNNNNNNNNNNNNNNNNNNNNNNNNNNNNNNNNNNNNNNNNNNNNNNNNNNNNNNNNNNNNNNNNNNNNNNNNNNNNNNNNNNNNNNNNNNNNNNNNNNNNNNNNNNNNNNNNNNNNNNNNNNNNNNNNNNNNNNNNNNNNNNNNNNNNNNNNNNNNNNNNNNNNNNNNNNNNNNNNNNNNNNNNNNNNNNNNNNNNNNNNNNNTGTATNNNNNNNNNNNNNNNNNNNNNNNNNNNNNNNNNNNNNNNNNNNNNNNNNNNNNNNNNNNNNNNNNNNNNNNNNNNNNNNNNNNNNNNNNNNNNNNNNNNNNNNNNNNNNNNNNNNNNNNNNNNNNNNNNNNNNNNNNNNNNNNNNNNNNNNNNNNNNNNNNNNNNNNNNNNNNNNNNNNNNNNNNNNNNNNNNNNNNNNNNNNNNNNCCTCTACATGAACATCCTCTTTAGTCTGACCTACTGTAAAGATTATCCCNNNNNNNNNNNNNNNNNNNNNNNNNNNNNNNNNNNNNNNNNNNNNNNNNNNNNNNNNNNNNNNNNNNNNNNNNNNNNNNNNNNNNNNNNNNNNNNNNNNNNNNNNNNNNNNNNNNNNNNNNNNNNNNNNNNNNNNNNNNNNNNNNNNNNNNNNNNNNNNNNNNNNNNNNNNNNNNNNNNNNNNNNNNNNNNNNNNNNNACAAAAAATGCAAGCGTGAAaaggataatacaaataatttttttttaaatgttcatgGATAGAAGAATCCCTAACAGTAGGGGAGGTCATGAAATGAAATGGGGGAAATTATagatgaaaatattaaataatttatattttctaaagtctGAGTTGTTCATGATTGCAACAACAAAATGCTTCTGATAACGAAGGTAAAAGTTCTGATAGTGCAGATGCTTCTACCCGACAGGTCATCAAATTGCTTAATAAGTGTTAATTTTCCATGTCCATCAAGCATCATCAAAAATACCTGACCAATTTCCATCCAGGCTGCATTTCAACCGAAAAgcaatcatacatataaataaggtTTATATATAAACCATCTTTCGAAATCCGGTCACCTCCCCCAGCTCCTACAAAACCCGTCCAAGCTCTCGTTTCAATCCACAGCCACCTAAATCTACACCACACTTCCTCAAGAGTCCATCATACTCACTATCTTCCCCTCGTCGAACACAAATTCCTCCAGGTTGTCTAAATACATGGAGTCCATGCTGGGAGCGGCCACCATCGCTTTTCGCGCGACTTTTCCTCTTGTTTACGTCAGGCAGTGTAGTCAACGGAGGCCGAATGTAGCGCTGAACTCGCAACAAAAGCCGCTAGATTTCTTTAAACTCACGGACAAGCCATACTGAAACAAAATGTGTAACAAATGTGTGTTCCGTTGCTACATACCATTACATCATAACACATTAGCCTTATTCACCAATACACAAAATGTGTTAAAAACCATGAACATTTCATCCTTCTGTGAGTTCTTATACGAGCATGGTGAAATTTTTTTCATCTGACATGATTTTACGTCTTGCATCAATGCCAGCATATACCATGCCTTTCCGATCAATACTTGATGGCTATAACATATTTCAGACCCTTAGTGTTTAGCCAATTACATATTTCTAAATCTCTATTAGATTATGTCAAGCCGAGCATAATTAGCGCTAAGTTCAGAGACGCAAACaatttaagaaaattatataattcgaTTAATACGTTTGTGTTTAAGCCAGATGTCTCATGAATGACATTTTATTACATCCCGGTATATGCCCTCACCCATATCGGTACAACAAGGATTGCTCTTCATCCTTGTAAATGGATCATGCGATGTATTTCCAATTTTTGTGCCAAGGACTTCCTTcagtgtgtaatgtatatatatatgaatactgtgagatcccccctccctccgaatGACGCAAACATTGGGGTTATTCAGTTACTATGTAATTTTCTAGTCGCAAGATTGATGGAACTACATGTAACAAAATGCGCTAGATTTAgcttacataataataaatattatcataattatcggtGCTTCTATTATTACCAAGAATTTTCAAGGGTGGGAGCGCTATCTACGCTAAGGACCGAAAAAGCTGAGATCAAGGGGATCTTTAGTACTCCATCTTTAGCGAATTTTAGCATTTCAGAGGCATTTCCAAAGTATTTTGGAGCAGACATTTAATTGAGTTTATGATGGAAAGATGCAAGAGTGATATGCTACAGACACAGTTCTTATTGGTTCGTTAAGAGAGGAGTACACACATGCATGACTCGGAATTATCTCCAGGTGCCAATGAGTGCCTCACAATCAGCTgccaattaacatatataatacgtgtCCGGGAATTAACGCGCAGTTGTACACAGGTTAGACATTTTTTTTACGAAACTGCTAAATCGTAAGCTACGAACGAGTTATAACTAGAACAATAGACAAAAGTCTACTTTGCATTGCATTACATACAGTGGATTGTCATTCTTGGTCCATTCACCACCATGATCGGAAATTTACAAGAAATGCGCAAATCATTTCAACCAACTACATTTTTTTAACAGTTACCTACATTGCCCACACATTCCTCTANNNNNNNNNNNNNNNNNNNNNNNNNNNNNNNNNNNNNNNNNNNNNNNNNNNNNNNNNNNNNNNNNNNNNNNNNNNNNNNNNNNNNNNNNNNNNNNNNNNNNNNNNNNNNNNNNNNNNNNNNNNNNNNNNNNNNNNNNNNNNNNNNNNNNNNNNNNNNNNNNNNNNNNNNNNNNNNNNNNNNNNNNNNNNNNNNNNNNNNNNNNNNNNNNNNNNNNNNNNNNNNNNNNNNNNNNNNNNNNNNNNNNNNNNNNNNNNNNNNNNNNNNNNNNNNNNNNNNNNNNNNNNNNNNNNNNNNNNNNNNNNNNNNNNNNNNNNNNNNNNNNNNNNNNNNNNNNNNNNNNNNNNNNNNNNNNNNNNNNNNNNNNNNNNNNNNNNNNNNNNNNNNNNNNNNNNNNNNNNNNNNNNNNNNNNNNNNNNNNNNNNNNNNNNNNNNNNNNNNNNNNNNNNNNNNNNNNNNNNNNNNNNNNNNNNNNNNNNNNNNNNNNNNNNNNNNNNNNNNNNNNNNNNNNNNNNNNNNNNNNNNNNNNNNNNNNNNNNNNNNNNNNNNNNNNNNNNNNNNNNNNNNNNNNNNNNNNNNNNNNNNNNNNNNNNNNNNNNNNNNNNNNNNNNNNNNNNNNNNNNNNNNNNNNNNNNNNNNNNNNNNNNNNNNNNNNNNNNNNNNNNNNNNNNNNNNNNNNNNNNNNNNNNNNNNNNNNNNNNNNNNNNNNNNNNNNNNNNNNNNNNNNNNNNNNNNNNNNNNNNNNNNNNNNNNNNNNNNNNNNNNNNNNNNNNNNNNNNNNNNNNNNNNNNNNNNNNNNNNNNNNNNNNNNNNNNNNNNNNNNNNNNNNNNNNNNNNNNNNNNNNNNNNNNNNNNNNNNNNNNNNNNNNNNNNNNNNNNNNNNNNNNNNNNNNNNNNNNNNNNNNNNNNNNNNNNNNNNNNNNNNNNNNNNNNNNNNNNNNNNNNNNNNNNTTGCTAATACTGTAATAGAGCTCAGTACATTNNNNNNNNNNNNNNNNNNNNNNNNNNNNNNNNNNNNNNNNNNNNNNNNNNNNNNNNNNNNNNNNNNNNNNNNNNNNNNNNNNNNNNNNNNNNNNNNNNNNNNNNNNNNNNNNNNNNNNNNNNNNNNNNNNNNNNNNNNNNNNNNNNNNNNNNNNNNNNNNNNNNNNNNNNNNNNNNNNNNNNNNNNNNNNNNNNNNNNNNNNNNNNNNNNNNNNNNNNNNNNNNNNNNNNNNNNNNNNNNNNNNNNNNNNNNNNNNNNNNNNNNNNNNNNNNN from Penaeus monodon isolate SGIC_2016 chromosome 21, NSTDA_Pmon_1, whole genome shotgun sequence carries:
- the LOC119586282 gene encoding DNA polymerase delta subunit 3-like — its product is MVAAPSMDSMYLDNLEEFVFDEGKIVTYKWLSLTLGVQSNVAKQMLYHFVTNQRNSDKGDNLNVTYFVSGIEAGKDGLLDMHKIMLVREENLASAKSKLKDVISVHVYSVQKTKLPDMSVLYTANYDKVKENVLSINKYGGIECTAAKVRSSADLEKLQKQNAYQAPPEPAKIPSKYKPNQAKTSPKKESQGENKQAGVSKALGKGNQIASMFARQAKVKEEKQEGPTEAENKSEKDTAKTTPSSGGKKKGGISSFFSKAPPATKKTESSKSSDTSPTDSESPSIKSEVVSPVKTESTVSSPIKTESQDSVKEEESEKMDVDSPPKKTAKKLQAKLKTTKPSQKRGKSKSTEDSEEPVPKRKRIMQLSDSESSDEEDEGEEENPFPPSPPPEPTRIESDSEEDIPPTPQPESKVDLMRSETRGKRKKLVDKTFMDEDGFIVTKKEYEYVSDSEEDPLPVKEIISPQKQVTPPQSSKNTTPKKEESKPRVSPIKKKQANIMNFFKKK